From a single Osmerus mordax isolate fOsmMor3 chromosome 6, fOsmMor3.pri, whole genome shotgun sequence genomic region:
- the LOC136944448 gene encoding B-cell receptor CD22-like isoform X2, whose protein sequence is MRTIPVGSRDRQNLWILVLLLLTGVWGDNVWEVNYPDPICAIKGSTVTIHCSYKYPEKYHPIRVIWCINHEICKDTTPKIYDSDSTTNLPRFKYIGDKKNNCTLQIENINRDSNTYRFRFETDPKNAFTNQSGVDIKVREIGNNIKLKVTASDDRASKERVTLSCTSSSPCIFNNPKITWYHNNIILPATGPTLTLSPVFLNDSGNYSCGIESSPLSRSDTYSLQVEDIPKPLTAPVMLAVRLTVLAIATAVTLIIVRRLKAKYPNKENRDSVDTPPADPIYINMKETNPSPTGKSRQDVNTLSNEELGVTPDLVTNS, encoded by the exons ATGAGAACAATACCAGTGGGATCCAGGGACAGACAGAACCTCTGGATCTTGGTTCTACTCCTCCTGACTG GTGTTTGGGGGGACAACGTTTGGGAAGTGAATTATCCAGATCCAATCTGTGCAATCAAAGGATCTACTGTTACCATCCACTGCAGTTACAAGTACCCTGAAAAATATCATCCAATTAGGGTTATCTGGTGCATAAACCATGAGATATGCAAGGATACCACTCCAAAGATTTACGACAGTGACTCCACCACTAATCTTCCGCGTTTCAAATATATTGGAGACAAAAAGAACAACTGTACTTTACAAATTGAGAATATAAACAGAGATTCCAACACATATAGGTTCAGATTTGAAACAGATCCAAAAAATGCATTCACAAATCAATCAGGAGTAGACATCAAAGTCAGAG AAATTGGCAACAACATTAAATTGAAGGTGACAGCTAGTGATGACAGAGCCTCTAAAGAGAGAGTCACCCTGAGCTGCACATCATCTTCACCCTGCATCTTCAACAACCCGAAGATCACCTGGTACCACAACAACATCATTCTACCGGCGACAGGTCCCACTCTAACCTTGAGTCCTGTTTTTCTGAATGATTCTGGGAACTACTCCTGTGGTATAGAAAgtagccctctctctcgctctgataCATACAGTCTCCAAGTGGAGG aCATACCAAAACCATTGACTGCTCCGGTTATGTTGGCAGTTCGTTTGACAGTGCTGGCCATTGCTACGGCAGTTACACTCATCATTGTGAGGAG GTTGAAAGCAAAATACCCAAATAAGGAGAACAGAGATAGCGTTGACACACCG CCTGCAGATCCCATATACATCAACATGAAGGAGACTAACCCATCACCCACAGGAAAGAGCAGACAGGATGTAAACACGCTGTCAAATGAGGAA CTTGGAGTTACCCCTGACCTTGTGACCAATTCATAA
- the LOC136944448 gene encoding B-cell receptor CD22-like isoform X1 gives MRTIPVGSRDRQNLWILVLLLLTGVWGDNVWEVNYPDPICAIKGSTVTIHCSYKYPEKYHPIRVIWCINHEICKDTTPKIYDSDSTTNLPRFKYIGDKKNNCTLQIENINRDSNTYRFRFETDPKNAFTNQSGVDIKVREIGNNIKLKVTASDDRASKERVTLSCTSSSPCIFNNPKITWYHNNIILPATGPTLTLSPVFLNDSGNYSCGIESSPLSRSDTYSLQVEDIPKPLTAPVMLAVRLTVLAIATAVTLIIVRRLKAKYPNKENRDSVDTPPADPIYINMKETNPSPTGKSRQDVNTLSNEEQLGVTPDLVTNS, from the exons ATGAGAACAATACCAGTGGGATCCAGGGACAGACAGAACCTCTGGATCTTGGTTCTACTCCTCCTGACTG GTGTTTGGGGGGACAACGTTTGGGAAGTGAATTATCCAGATCCAATCTGTGCAATCAAAGGATCTACTGTTACCATCCACTGCAGTTACAAGTACCCTGAAAAATATCATCCAATTAGGGTTATCTGGTGCATAAACCATGAGATATGCAAGGATACCACTCCAAAGATTTACGACAGTGACTCCACCACTAATCTTCCGCGTTTCAAATATATTGGAGACAAAAAGAACAACTGTACTTTACAAATTGAGAATATAAACAGAGATTCCAACACATATAGGTTCAGATTTGAAACAGATCCAAAAAATGCATTCACAAATCAATCAGGAGTAGACATCAAAGTCAGAG AAATTGGCAACAACATTAAATTGAAGGTGACAGCTAGTGATGACAGAGCCTCTAAAGAGAGAGTCACCCTGAGCTGCACATCATCTTCACCCTGCATCTTCAACAACCCGAAGATCACCTGGTACCACAACAACATCATTCTACCGGCGACAGGTCCCACTCTAACCTTGAGTCCTGTTTTTCTGAATGATTCTGGGAACTACTCCTGTGGTATAGAAAgtagccctctctctcgctctgataCATACAGTCTCCAAGTGGAGG aCATACCAAAACCATTGACTGCTCCGGTTATGTTGGCAGTTCGTTTGACAGTGCTGGCCATTGCTACGGCAGTTACACTCATCATTGTGAGGAG GTTGAAAGCAAAATACCCAAATAAGGAGAACAGAGATAGCGTTGACACACCG CCTGCAGATCCCATATACATCAACATGAAGGAGACTAACCCATCACCCACAGGAAAGAGCAGACAGGATGTAAACACGCTGTCAAATGAGGAA CAGCTTGGAGTTACCCCTGACCTTGTGACCAATTCATAA
- the LOC136944448 gene encoding myelin-associated glycoprotein-like isoform X3, translated as MRTIPVGSRDRQNLWILVLLLLTGVWGDNVWEVNYPDPICAIKGSTVTIHCSYKYPEKYHPIRVIWCINHEICKDTTPKIYDSDSTTNLPRFKYIGDKKNNCTLQIENINRDSNTYRFRFETDPKNAFTNQSGVDIKVREIGNNIKLKVTASDDRASKERVTLSCTSSSPCIFNNPKITWYHNNIILPATDIPKPLTAPVMLAVRLTVLAIATAVTLIIVRRLKAKYPNKENRDSVDTPPADPIYINMKETNPSPTGKSRQDVNTLSNEEQLGVTPDLVTNS; from the exons ATGAGAACAATACCAGTGGGATCCAGGGACAGACAGAACCTCTGGATCTTGGTTCTACTCCTCCTGACTG GTGTTTGGGGGGACAACGTTTGGGAAGTGAATTATCCAGATCCAATCTGTGCAATCAAAGGATCTACTGTTACCATCCACTGCAGTTACAAGTACCCTGAAAAATATCATCCAATTAGGGTTATCTGGTGCATAAACCATGAGATATGCAAGGATACCACTCCAAAGATTTACGACAGTGACTCCACCACTAATCTTCCGCGTTTCAAATATATTGGAGACAAAAAGAACAACTGTACTTTACAAATTGAGAATATAAACAGAGATTCCAACACATATAGGTTCAGATTTGAAACAGATCCAAAAAATGCATTCACAAATCAATCAGGAGTAGACATCAAAGTCAGAG AAATTGGCAACAACATTAAATTGAAGGTGACAGCTAGTGATGACAGAGCCTCTAAAGAGAGAGTCACCCTGAGCTGCACATCATCTTCACCCTGCATCTTCAACAACCCGAAGATCACCTGGTACCACAACAACATCATTCTACCGGCGACAG aCATACCAAAACCATTGACTGCTCCGGTTATGTTGGCAGTTCGTTTGACAGTGCTGGCCATTGCTACGGCAGTTACACTCATCATTGTGAGGAG GTTGAAAGCAAAATACCCAAATAAGGAGAACAGAGATAGCGTTGACACACCG CCTGCAGATCCCATATACATCAACATGAAGGAGACTAACCCATCACCCACAGGAAAGAGCAGACAGGATGTAAACACGCTGTCAAATGAGGAA CAGCTTGGAGTTACCCCTGACCTTGTGACCAATTCATAA
- the nek11 gene encoding serine/threonine-protein kinase Nek11, whose protein sequence is MPTFEELDGRSDAFSLAASESPRPSDLIAKRYRVLQRLGRGSFGCVYLVQDNKARDEEQLKVLKEIPLGDLHPNQTVHASQEAQLLSQLHHPAILTFYSSFLERDSFCIITEYCQDRDLDCKLEEVREAGQSLPETQIIDWLIQLLLGLHYMHERRILHRDLKAKNIFLKRNLVKIGDFGVSCLLIGSCDLATTFTGTPYYMSPEVLNQQGYNSKSDIWALGCVLYEMCCLAHAFEGHSFLSVVMKIVEGETPTLPEGYSRELNSVMQRMLEKNPPSRISAEEALRTKIIETSMQSLKHKLFSTTLEDKESGGERDAVQIAKALQKKVHLQTLRERSEVDRMTPRERMRLRKLEAADDKARRLRKLAEEKYQENHRRMQELRSRHFEKVSLDVFSESAEDADHQTLPITAQDYRSLGCSQPIGRQQQDRMCMSEPGECKIPEDPQTAEVYYDQDGFESCSEEEDSAEKSPALTSDLYHTCQQDSDLDAMIMHMEKVLQGEVSAYGAAGGQCSPQGSSFVNSSMVHGRIQRMRESVSRRLGPGVFQRVYEYLKEARARHEGDASIREALASMVETPSDCFEVDQLLYYEEQLQEAREGAGRPTHTHSQHVFTETHSHA, encoded by the exons ATGCCAACGTTTGAGGAATTAGATGGCCGTTCAGATGCCTTCTCCCTTGCAGCTTCAGAGAGTCCCCGCCCTAGTGACCTGATTGCTAAGAGATACAGGGTTCTACAAAGACTTGGTCGTGGAAGTTTTGGCTGTGTTTACCTAGTCCAAGACAACAAGGCAAGAGACGAGGAGCAGCT AAAGGTACTGAAGGAGATCCCTCTGGGAGACCTGCACCCCAACCAGACAGTCCATGCCAGCCAAGAGGCCCAGCTACTGTCCCAGCTTCACCACCCAGCCATCCTCACCTTCTACAGCAGCTTCCTGGAGAGAGACTCCTTCTGTATCATTACAGAGTACTGCCAG GATAGGGACTTGGACTGCAAGCTGGAGGAGGTAAGAGAAGCGGGTCAGAGCTTACCCGAGACCCAGATCATCGATTGGCTGATCCAGCTGCTGCTTGGACTTCATTACATGCATGAAAG gCGAATCCTTCACCGCGATCTGAAGGCCAAAAACATCTTCTTGAAAAGAAACCTTGTTAAAATTG GTGATTTTGGTGTTTCCTGTCTCCTgattgggtcatgtgacctggccACTACATTCACAGGTACTCCCTACTACATGAGCCCAGAGGTGCTGAACCAGCAGGGCTACAACTCCAAGTCTGATATCTG GGCGCTTGGATGTGTCCTGTATGAAATGTGTTGTCTGGCGCATGCCTTTGAGGGTcacagcttcctgtctgtggtGATGAAGATAGTCGAAGGGGAGACCCCCACCCTGCCGGAAGGTTACTCACGAGAGCTCAACTCCGTCATGCAACG GATGCTTGAGAAAAACCCTCCTTCGAGAATCTCTGCTGAAGAGGCTCTCAGGACCAAGATCATAGAGACCAGCATGCAG AGCTTAAAGCACAAGCTCTTCAGTACGACACTGGAAGACAaggagtctggaggagagagagatgctgtacAGATAGCTAAAGCCCT ACAGAAGAAGGTTCACCTGCAGACCCTGcgtgagaggtcagaggtggaCAGGATGACccccagagagagaatgaggctgAGAAAACTGGAGGCTGCAGATGACAAGGCCAGGAGGCTGAG AAAATTGGCTGAAGAGAAATACCAGGAAAATCACAGACGAATGCAGGAGCTTAGGAGCCGCCATTTTGAAAAAGTCAGCTTGGACGTCTTCAGT GAGAGTGCAGAGGATGCTGATCACCAGACTTTGCCAATTACAGCTCAGGATTACCGGTCGCTGGGCTGCTCACAGCCAATAGGAAGGCAGCAACAGGACAGAATGTGCATGTCTGAGCCAGGTGAATGCA agatcCCAGAGGATCCCCAGACAGCAGAGGTCTACTATGATCAGGATGGCTTTGAGTCGTGCTCTGAAGAGGAGGACTCAGCAGAGAAGAGCccagctctcacctcagatcTTTATCACACCTGTcaacag GATAGTGACCTAGATGCAATGATTATGCACATGGAAAAAGTACTTCAAGGAGAAGTCAGTG CGTACGGAGCAGCAGGAGGCCAGTGCAGCCCTCAGGGAAGCTCCTTCGTCAACAGCAGCATGGTGCACGGCAGGATTCAGCGCATGAGAGA ATCAGTGTCCCGTCGTCTGGGTCCAGGAGTCTTCCAGAGAGTTTATGAGTACCTGAAAGAGGCCAGGGCGAGGCATGAGGGTGACGCCAGCATAAGGGAAGCCCTGGCGAGCATGGTGGAGACGCCCAGCGACTGCTTTGAGGTCGACCAACTTCTGTACTATGAGGAACAACTACAGGaggccagagagggagcaggacgacccacacatacacattcacaacaCGTattcacagagacacactcgcATGCATAG